The sequence CGGCCGTGAGAATCACCTGATGATGCTCGAACATTACCAGCAGACGAAGAACATGCTCGTCAGCTACAGCGAACAGAAACAAGGGTTCTTCTGATCGGAAAGAGGTGAACCGCAGATGACGGAACGAGTCACAGCGACGGAAGAGGCACTCGCCCTCATCCGACTGCTGGAACAGAAACACGGTCCGCTCATGTTCCACCAGTCAGGGGGCTGCTGTGACGGTTCCTCTCCAATGTGCTACCCGGAGGGGGACCTGCTCATCGGCAGTCAGGATGTCCTGCTTGGCCATATCGGAGGAGTCCCGTTCTATATGCTCAAGTCGCAGTTCGATTACTGGAAGCATACCCAGCTGATCATCGACGTCGTTGACGGGCGGGGCGGCATGTTTTCCCTCGAAGGGGTGGAAGGCAAGCGGTTTCTTACCCGGTCGCGGGCGTTCACGAAAGAAGAGACGGACCAATTACAGACATGAGAAAAGACGGCTTCCCGTGAGTGGGGAGCCGTCTTTTTTTCAGATGAACCGTTTCCGCTCGGATGGCGATGGAAGCATGCAGGCTTCCTCTTTCTTCCCGAACCATTTGTACCGGTTGCGCGCCACAAAATCATAGACGCTGTCCCGGATCGGCGCCGGAATGAGGATGAACAGGAAGGCGAGATGCCAAAGTCCATCCAGTTTCTTCGCAATCCGCAGGGCGGCCCCTGACTTCATATAGGTCTTGCCGTTTTCGATGAGGACCATGCTGTCCACATCATCAGGAATATGATAGTCCTCCGCCAGCTGCCTGCCGGTCTCACTTTCCAGCGCGGCAAACTGGAAATATTCATAAGGGTCGCGTTTTATGATGAATTGTACGCTTGCATCACAGAAATTACATTCGCCGTCAAACAGGATAATGCGTTTCATGCGACAGCCTCCTCACTGCTTATGGTCT comes from Sporosarcina trichiuri and encodes:
- a CDS encoding DUF779 domain-containing protein, with protein sequence MTERVTATEEALALIRLLEQKHGPLMFHQSGGCCDGSSPMCYPEGDLLIGSQDVLLGHIGGVPFYMLKSQFDYWKHTQLIIDVVDGRGGMFSLEGVEGKRFLTRSRAFTKEETDQLQT
- a CDS encoding thiol-disulfide oxidoreductase DCC family protein yields the protein MKRIILFDGECNFCDASVQFIIKRDPYEYFQFAALESETGRQLAEDYHIPDDVDSMVLIENGKTYMKSGAALRIAKKLDGLWHLAFLFILIPAPIRDSVYDFVARNRYKWFGKKEEACMLPSPSERKRFI